Genomic window (Magnolia sinica isolate HGM2019 chromosome 10, MsV1, whole genome shotgun sequence):
CAACAATCCACATGCAATAATAGAAAAGGACCAAAAATAGGGTAGCACGAATCTTCCAAGTTGTGGAGATTTTGGGACCAATATCTATCTACAACGATTACAAGTGGCGCCCAATCCAAACCAATGTTCTGATGACCACTGTCATCGACTGAACAAAGGCAAAATTCTACCATAttggaagatccaagccatccaaacctTTAGAACCTTTCctgcaatcctaaccatcaaacaAAACCAGCATTCTTATAAAATGACGAATATACCCTCAATTAGAAACTTACTTTGTAGAGTTGATGTAGGAGTAAACTTCAACACCGTCCGAATAAATGATCTGTGTGGCCGGGAGAAAATGGGCATCAGCAATGATCTCATCACCACTATCCACGTCATTGGCCAGGATCATCCCAACCCCACCAGCCTGGCGAACTGCCTCACCCTTCTCAGCACGTGCATTGTTGCCACGTAGGCAAACTACAATCTTCCCTTTCACCTTCTCGGGATCAAGATCTCCTACCATACAAAGCTCactgcagaaaaaaaaaaaaaaaaaaaaaagacatttaaATGTAATTGAAATCATAACATACTATACTCGAGGGTAAAATTGTAATTTCACAAGCCAAGATTATGGTCCCATGATAAGGTGGACCATGAATATATAGTCGTTCCATTGATAACCTCAGGGGCCATTCATTTATTCAaatccaatggttgagattatcaaatacatggtggggcctactgaacAAATTCACTAGATCACCGTTTACTTCTAATGTGAAGTGATGAGATAGGGTGGGACCATACGAGGTTTCATCAGAAGCATTGGCAGCCTTAGCATCTGAAGAAGTGATGAGTGGATAAAGCTTCTCCGGTAGATAATCAGATGAAAGGCTTTGTCCCTATGAAACATGAATtgtaaacaaaatattaaaaataaaaataataataataataaagaatataataaaaactcatcaagtgggccacaccataaaaatcaatggaTATCAAACAATCTGATCCTCACAtaacgtgaggcccaccttaaactTATATCGGGTTTGTAATGTATATGATTAGGATGTCCAACAAAGATAATACGTTGGAAGAGTGTAAAAACACCTCCAAGTGAAGGTGAATCTTATATGGGCCCACTTGAATCCAGTgtctgtgggccccagcatgatgtatttgtttcatccatgctgttcatctatttttatagatcattttattgtatgatcccaaaaaagagTTATATCCCATTTTCATTtggaccacatcagaggaaacagtgttgattgaacatccaccattaaaaacttcttgggtgccataagagtcttggatcaagctgatctttgtttttttccattcatctaggtctgcatgacctaatcaatagattggatgtaaaataaacaggacagtgagccttaggaggattttaatagtgtgtattcaatcactactgttttcctattCTGTCGTCCACCTGTAGATTTATTttcgcctcatttttgggatcaagccctaaaatgatatgtaaaaatggatggacagcatggataaaacatatagtggggcccacagagcaccgaccactagccaaaccacgtcccaaTCAAAAGAGTAGAGGAAAACCAAACCTTGTATTCAAATGAGTAGAGGAAAACCAAACCTTGTATTGCTTGTTATTCCCAAGCTTAATATACGACGGAAATTCCCTGTCGAGAGTGCTTGCTGCAACCGTCAAAACCCATGGTGCAACGTTAGAAACTGTTGAGACTGAGGGGCCCGAATTCCCTGCGGAACAAACGACAGTGATCCCATTCTTCACAGCATGGAAAGATCCAATGGCCAAACCATCTTCAAAATAATCAACGGCATCGCCACCCAGTGAAACAGACAAGACATCCACACCGTCATGGATCGCAGCATCGAAAGCAGCCATTATATCAGCGTCGAAGCACTCGTTGCCGTTGAGAGGCGGCCAGCATACCTTGTAAGCGGCCACACGAGCTTTGGGGGACCCACCCTTAGCTGTTCCATTGGCGTAGCTGAAGATGTTAGCTCCTGGGACAAAGCGACCAGCAGCGGTGGAAagtgtgtgggtcccatggccATCTGAGTCACGGACGGTGGATAAGGAGgcattaagtgggccaccaccAATGTAGGCTCCATAGCCTTTGTTGAAGTACCTGGCTCCAATTAGCTTCCTAGGAATTGCACAAGCAAGAGAAAATCTCAAGTTATGTTTTATAGTATAAGGAAGGTGCATAAATGGGATCTTGTGTGGGGCCCAAATGGATGGCCACacatatgatcaaggtgggcccaaggatAAAAGAGAAAGGCCATGTGTTTGATTTGGCCAAGATAATATATTGGGGCCACCATAAAAACGGTCATTGATGAACCTATCCAATGGTCTTTGTTGATGCCATGGTCGTCCACCAGACTTAACCTTACGTTCGTTCATAAGGAAATAATATTTTATGAATGGTGGAGATTCGACATGGGTTTAAAACATTGATAAAAATGATATAAAACTAGTATAGTGTTTATAACATGGTAGATTAAAGAGAAAAAACTGGTATATCCTCACGTCCTTGTTTAGATGCCAATTACAAAAGATTTCATCTTATTATGGTTAAAAGAAAATAtgcatgtattagagatcatgaatTAATTGAGTTAGGTTGAAATAAACATAATGAGATTtcataatatttcaaaattaatcTCAGTCCATtttgatgggaaaaaaaaaatcatgaaattattttataattggtgcatccaaacacacccttataaGCTAGGGGAGCGCTCATAGTGCCAGAAAAAAAGTGCagcccatgtgtgtgtgtgtgcctaTACAGGAGATATATATAACCCATCCATCGTATTCATGGTCTCAATCTACCTCTTGTACTCAAACTTCACCCAAATGCAAAACTAGAGCTATACATTGAGCGAAGTCAAATCGAGATGAgctaagcttggcttgactcgtccgtaGTTACCTTAAGctcgagcttgaacttgagtttaACAATGGAGCTTAATTAGCTTGACTCCTCCATGCTCTCCTTAACCTCAAGTTTGCCCTCCATTGAACTTACCATTTAAGCTCCTAACCTCAACCCGACCGCCAAATCTTTTAATTTGCAAATCATGAATTTAAAATCATaaattttgattttgagattttgagattttttatttttaaacaattatataaataaaaaatcaaatattaaatTTAGAAATACCttatagttgagagagataaaaagAGAGTGAATCTGATGGGTGAGATCTGTGCAGATGAAACGTTAAGTAGAGCCCAGGTGAGTGGCCAAgtggaaaaggagagagagagagagagagagagagagagagagagagagtctttggCAAGAGTGGTGATTAGGTTTGTAAAAGAAAAGGTAAAGAAATGGATAGGCTCTGGCCTTTAGAGTTTTATGTGTGTAAGCAAGTTCGAGCTTGGAACTTCAAACTGAGCCAAGTTAAGATTTATTCTATCCGAGATCAACTCACTTTTAAACGAATGGGATaatatgaagcttggctcaccACAAATCGCCATTGAAATCGAGTTAAACTGACCTAGATCAAGCTAAGTGGAACGACCTTTTCAAGATTGCTTGGCTCATGTAACAAGACTCAGACAGCCACACAGGAGGGAACAATATTTAAGAGTTGAAAGCCTAATGCTGATTTGAATAGGGAACCACTGTGTCGTGTATCTataatccaggccattcagacgAATCATTTGCACTGCATCAGGCCAAAATCAGCACATTTCGATCTTATTCAgggtgctgtggcccacctaagtggaTTTTCATGTTTGATTATTATTCTGACGGTGATGGAGCATGACAAAAAACCAACTGGTCGCACATGTACAATCCAACCATCAGTGTGAAGCTGGCCAGAATTACTACCTTTACGAAGTGGAGTTCATTAAACGGCCCACCAAAATGAGATTATAGTGGAACAGAAATTACAGAGTTCCTCGTCAGGAAACGTACGCATCTCTGAAAAGCATCATTCCATAAATGTCGGGGCACGGATCTGACGGTTGCAGACTCAAAATAATTGAAGGGTAGAAGATGAAATCCTCTCCATCCGTATTCAAAgggtaaataaattaaaaaaaaaaaaaaaaggtcaatgaTCTAAAGGTTGaaatattaaagtgggccatttttagatggtttatcatccacAACGAGcctcatcatataaacggttcagatcatgaaaCAAACCCCCAAATCTTAAGAGTGGTTGAAGAGACACCAACTTTATTCTCTGTAGGTGGAATTTAGTTGGAAGACGTTGAAAGAACACACCAGATTTATATTAACGTTTTTGCTACCATCGAAAAGAACACGTACAACTGGTTGCATGAGAAGATCTCATATCACGTATCACAAGCACCGAAAgaaactgtgggtcccaccaagaaaaaaaaaacatggttgAATACAGATTCTTATTGCCatacaaaaatcacaccaatatcGAACGGTGGATCAACAGCCTAAATAATACATAGCAAAGATTGTTTATAAAAAATAACTCTAAGGAATAATCTAAACCGTTAATTTATTGGGTCAATCATACACACGCGTTAAATGTTGGCACGTGAGgaatttttttgggttttttaaaaaatggataaaGGAGTGATAGAGAACTGACCTGTTACATTTCACTCCATCTTTGTTGTTATTCTGACAGATTCCTTTCCACTTAGAAGGTATGGGACCCAGTCCTTCGTCGTTGAAGCTTTCTGATTCTGGCCAGACACCTGGCCCACCACCCAACAATATCAAACTTGTTTATTGTTAGAcaacatcctttttttttttcatcatggCATCTCATCCAAACGTgcacatggaatgcatgtgggTGATTCCAGAACATGTAGAAACAAGTGAGTACGATAGAAAGATTCTGACCATTCGACTAATAACACTAGTGAAAACATACGGCTAAGATCTTTCTTCAGTGTGAGGTTAATGTTATTCACCATCCAAAATAATGTCATTGATTTGACGGTGAGGATTTGGATGCATTCTACTGTGAAACTTTAATCCTGTCATATTTTTCAAGATGCACGGAAATTTCACATAAAAAGGTGGATGGATCTTGCACAGTAGTTTTGTAGGAAAGGCTTCAGATTGCAAAGCCTGCTTGACTGACCCATCATCGTTGGTGTATGCAATCCAACCCTTTAAAAATGACTGTCCAAACTTAGAAAGTGGGACATAACCAAATAAGgataatccaaccatcaagtgggccacaatatgaatttgaaattttaagtggATGTCCAAAATTTTCTATGGCACCCATTTATTGATTTTATAAACCTGATATATGACACATCCCATCATCATAGTCAGACACTCTAAATCTGTAGGTTGGATAGCATACATGGAATTAAACAAAACATATATATAGATTTCAATCAAatcaaaaacatataaaaacgtTAATTGAATAAgatatttgattaaaaaaataaaataactgaAATACAGTTAACATAAAGAAGACATCCCCAACAATCCAAAACCAATCACTGAATGTTAAAATGAAACAAAACAGCTTTTAACAAGCATGGAGCTTTTTCCTACCGATTGTGATAAAAGTGGAATGTGCATCGGTCAAACCAACTgtatataataataattaaaaaataaataaattatcaacTTTAGGCAAAGCATTTTATATTGACCAACATGGATACAACATGAACCtggcttcttttattttctttcaagagataacggagaaacttaaaatttaaaaataaaaaataaaaaaataaattggaGTATTGTCATGTATTACAAATAATGCATTCAAATACATAGAAAAGCTTAAAAGACGTAAATTTTAATCAGAGTTGCACAACTAAGATGAAATAATCTATTCAGGCATGATAAAAACTTTATATTAATTAATACATAATTATCTTTAATTAATGTACTAATATTGATGAAATAATCTATTCAAACATGCAAGAATGGTAGTGTCTTTTTTCTACTTAAAATCATATAAATTGGCAAAGGATAAAACATTAAATTTCATGTGGTAGAAAAAGAATTACCAGTGTCAAGATTGCCAATTATTGTATCTTCACCAAATCTAGCTCTATGCCAGAGAGATTCAAGAGGAACTCTACCATCTCTCTCAAGTCCAAGAAATTTCCACGACCGAGTGGTATGTAATTTCCTTCCCTTATTCAAAAAAACTGATATGACTTCCGGATGCtctacaaagaaaaaagaaaaagaaaaaaaaaagaagagataaaATAGACAAATATGAAAGAAAACTACAAAAATTTATAGGATGTAAATTGAAAAGCAAATGTTGAATGCAGAGAGAAAATAAAATGCATGGATTATTTATCTTACTTGAGATTGCAGCTGCTTCTTCCTCTTCAAGATTGGCAGCAAAACCATTAATAGATCTCTTGTAGGAGTAAAAAATAGCTTCTTGAGCCTTTTCAGTACTGAAATAAAAGCAAAAGATGAAAAACTAGAATTGATAAACATGTTCTtaaaaggaattaaaataaaaagaaatagaaaattaaTAGAATAGATCACTGAATTTCTCAACCTTCCCAAAAATGATCCCAGCAAATTATAATGAGAGTTTGTAACTCTTTCATAATCGTCTGATGTAAGATCAGAACCATGAGAATGTCCACCCAAGTATACCACATAAgactgcaagagagagagagagagagagagagagagagagagagaggaagaagaagaagaagaaaaacatcaataataatataaaatacaaaaataagaaaaCCCCAGATCAGATAACTATTAAAAATCATTAGAACTTCAAAAGAAtacaaaaaagaacaaaaacccAAATCACATTCATACTATAATTAATCCATGGATAACCAAAAATGGGAATTACCACAAGAAAACACATAACAAAAATCACTTTTCATGAGGTTTACTAATAGAAACCCATATATACATATCTAAAGAGAAATGTAAAGCTAAAGCAATTCTCTCTAAAAATCAATAAATCATCATTAGAAtccaaaaggaagaaaaaaccaAATCAGATTTATACTGCAAATCAtcaaagctaacaaaaaaaaagaaaaaaagagagaattccaAACActttttctctttaaaaaaatcGATCTTTTATAACATATACTAGAAAACAGTGTGATGTGTACCTTTTTTACAGCAAGGGTGGGTTTCtgtaacaaagagagagagaccaAAACACAAAGAAGCAAAACAGGACTCATAATCCCcattgctcctctctctctctctctctctctctctctctctctctctactatgGAAGACCAAAAGAATGCTGTATGGCTGTGATTTTAAAGCTCGCTCTCCAACCTTTAATTGAAAGTTTTCTTATTTCAAAGCTTTCCATTTTAAGTCGAGATCCAATACATCCGTTTCTAAAATAAGctttaagtaaaaataaaaataaaatcaacgcTCTATGAGTTTCtaatgaaatccaatccgtccatcacctGTGCAACCGTTTATTCCTCTCGAATCTCAAAAAACAGTCAGACCATATAAAAGCATGCCTAAATCCTCAACAATCATATTTTGTCACCCAAATGAGTTCTGAAATGGTCTGATCTTTAAGTGTCCATTCATCCTACTTGGATTCATCTTCTCAATGGCTTAGATGGTGTAAAAAagatacggtgggccccacatgtaatcATGAAGATTTACCATGTAGTGtagcccagttgagttttggatcagccagaCTTTTGGGTTTCTAGAATAACATCAaggaccacatgatggacggtttagatgtcacTATAACATCACAGCCACACTTCGATTTCTATGTTAAGCTTATAATAGAAACGTTTGCATGGATCTTTTTTTAAAGGAAGggataaaaatcaaaatcaaaaggtTCCATATTAGGAGAAAGATTAAAATACAAATCAGATTCTGTTGCGTGACTCTTGGGATTCTTAGTTAAAAGATATTACGTTTTTATACGTGGAAACTCCTTTTATGGCCTTTTCATTGAGTAGCGCTCCAGTCGTACCGCGGACCACCGTTGGCTACGGTGGTATAAGTCAGATATGGAGTCAAGCTGATGAATTAAttataatctaaaccgtccatcatatgtTTCAGCCCGTGTTACGTCTAGTGACCTAAAATCAGGATGATCCCTGAATCAGGTGGCCCACAGAGAACGAGTTGGGAGGAAATGTCTACCCTTGATTTTTGTGGAGGAACCATCGTGTTGCCTGTATGAAATCCATGCAAATCAGACCCTTCATCTTGTCTCGGTGAAATTTAAGTGGCCCAGTTGAAGGTTGGAGCAGGCTGGTTATTGGAAATTGTAGGTAATATGAGGTGACCTATCTGATTGACGGATTGGATAGCGTTAATACACCACATGAGCCAAAAATCTGCCCTTTTGATGTTGGATTCATCAGTTGTACATCACCATTTTTATTGGTGGTGATTCATTCTCCTAAGAATTCTCTCGCTGATCTAAGCCGTTGACATGACGTGATAAAAATCAGATGTCAGTCGCCTCTAAGATTTCTAAAATAAACCTTTGATCAATGTCATATAAATAACAGTTAGTTTGACGGTCAAGATTCAAAAAGGTCTGATTAAACCGTTGATCAATGAGTCCCTtgtatggacggtttagatcatgcaAAAACGACCCCAGATCCAATTGCTGTATCCGCGGCGTATCTTATATACGATGTGTCACTGACGCGgatgggaatggattggctactccccctgacaccagccccgtggctggtgttcggtggtctttgggccccaccatgatgtatgtgtttcatccattccgttcatccatttttaaagatcattttagggcttaattctaaaaataagaggtatataaatcttagcggaccacaccacaggaaaaaaatagtgattggatatccatcatttaaatcctcctaaggcccactgtactgtttatatgacatataatatgtttattaggtcataaagacccagatgaagggaaaaaacaaagatcagattgatctaatacttttatggcccccaaaaagtttttaatgattgacgttcattcaacactgtttcctttaatgtggtccacttgagattgggatataactcattttttgtgtaatatcataaaatgatctataaaatagatggacggcatggatgaaacaaatacatcatggtggatcccacagaccATCaaacatcagccattggctggtggcagggggagtagccaatccgttaccgACGCTGATTGGGTACAACCCCCACCCGGACCTGGCTAGacacggacggtcctgtcagggagtctgtggggcccaccatgatatatatatatatatatatatatatatatatatatatatatatatatatatatatatatatatatatatatatatatatatatatccaccgtgatttttatttcccatctgaccatctttggcttgatttgtcaaaatggatggacggatgataaa
Coding sequences:
- the LOC131257334 gene encoding subtilisin-like protease SBT5.4; amino-acid sequence: MHLPYTIKHNLRFSLACAIPRKLIGARYFNKGYGAYIGGGPLNASLSTVRDSDGHGTHTLSTAAGRFVPGANIFSYANGTAKGGSPKARVAAYKVCWPPLNGNECFDADIMAAFDAAIHDGVDVLSVSLGGDAVDYFEDGLAIGSFHAVKNGITVVCSAGNSGPSVSTVSNVAPWVLTVAASTLDREFPSYIKLGNNKQYKGQSLSSDYLPEKLYPLITSSDAKAANASDETSELCMVGDLDPEKVKGKIVVCLRGNNARAEKGEAVRQAGGVGMILANDVDSGDEIIADAHFLPATQIIYSDGVEVYSYINSTKSPMAYITRPKTDLDTKPAPVMAAFSSQGPNPVTREILKPDITAPGVSVLAAYSQGTSPTGISSDERRVLFNVKSGTSMSCPHVSGIVGLLKTLHPDWSSAAIRSAIMTTARSRDNAIEPITDAYMIKATPFNYGAGHVRPNRAMDPGLIYDLTINDYLNFLCTLGYNSTMISAFADYKCPSKNMSFLDFNYPSITHPSLTSPTTIARTVRNVGPPSTYTVHVDPPAGVSVTVQPKSLKFEKTGEEKMFKVSLALKYGKIADYSFGRLIWSDGVHYVRSPISVSSSF